Part of the Cytophagia bacterium CHB2 genome, CGCTTGTTTTCAATCATGAGATTTTCTTCTTCCGCAGCCTCACGCTCTTTGAGACGCCTGCTCTCTTGCAATGAGATCGCGGTTTTAGCGCGCTCGCGTTGATACCGTGTGAGATCTTCCTCCCGGAAACGAAATTCGGGATTTTTCGCGGTGCGCTGTTGTGATTTCGTGCGCAACTGCGGCAAAAACTGCGAAACTAAATTCCAACGCGTGAAGCCGGTCGGTTGAATTTGATCCCACGGCAGCGCATTGCGTTCCGCGCTTTCACCAATTTCGGAATCACCGGGATCCGAGGGGAACTGAATGTCCGGCAACACGCCTTTGTGCTGGGTCGTGCCGCCGGCAATGCGATAGAACTTTGCCGTGGTCAGTTTGACCTGGCCGAGCTTGGCTTCCGCGGTGGGGATGTAGCGATCGAGGCTGATCAATTGTTGCACGGTGCCTTTGCCGAAGGTTTGATCGCCCAAGACCAGGCCGCGATCATAATCCTGAATCGCGGCGGCAAAAATTTCCGAGGCCGAAGCGCTGCGGCGATTGACCAACACGGCAAGCGGGCCGTCATACGCGACGTCATTATCGTGATCTTTCAACACTTTCACGGAACCGTCGCTGTTGCGAACTTGCACCACCGGGCCGTTGTCGATAAACAATCCGGTCAACTCCACCGCTTCTTGCAACGCACCGCCGCTGTTGTAGCGCAGATCGATGATCAAGCCGTCAATCCCGGCTTTTTTCAGCTCTTCGATTTTCTGGCGCACGTCGCGCGTCGTGCTTTTATAATTCTTGTCGTCGCGCGCTTGCGCTGCCATATCGGAATAAAAGGTCGGCAAGCTGACCACGCCGATGCGATAGGTGTGGCCTTCGTGTGTGATTTCGAGCGTGTCACTTTTGGCTTCGCGATCGGTGAGCACGATCTTGTCGCGCACCAGCGTCAATTTTTTCGGAGGGCCGCCGGCGGTGGCCTCGGCAGGAATGATTTCGAGGCGTACGGTTGTGCCTTTTTCGCCGCGAATCATTTGCACGACGTCATCCAGCCGCATGCCGACCACGTCAACCATCTTGCCGTCAACGCCCTGCCCCACGCCCACGATTTTATCATTCGCCCACAACTCCCGGCTGCGATCGGCCGGGCCGCCTGGGATGATGCGATACACCACGGTGTGCTCGCCCTCGGTCACCAACTGCGCGCCAATGCCCTGCAGCGACAAACTCATTTGAATGCCGAAGTTTTCCGAAGCGATCGGCGACATATAATTCGTGTGCGGATCAAACGTTTCGGAAAAGCCGTTCATGAAAATTTGAAAAACGTCTTCAGACGTGTTTTGTTTGACGCGCTTTTGAAAATTTGTCCAGCGGCTGGTAATGGTGCTGACCACGCCTTCGTCATTCTTGCCCGCCAGCTTCAAGCCCAGCGCTTCATTCTTCAAGCGCTTGCGCCAAATCTCGTTCAATTCCACAACGGTTTTGGGCCAGGGCGCCTTGTCGCGCGCCGGCTCATAAAATTCGTCAAGGGTGAAATCGAATTTTTGATTGGCAGGATTGAGAACGTAGGCAATGCGCTCATCGACCCGCTTGATAAATGTGTTGTAAATATCGTACGCCGGCAGCAATTGCCCGGAGGTAACGGCTTCGTCGAATTGATAACGGTACTTTTTGAAGCTCGCGATATCTGAGCTGAGAAAAAAGCTGCGATTGGGATCAAGCGCCTCGATATAGTAGTCCAGCAAATGGGAGGACACGGAATCATCGATCGCCATCTGGCGGTAGTGATGGTAGGAGAACAAGCGCGCCACCACTTTGCTCACCACCGGGTGTTGCCGCTCGGGCAAGAGATCGTCCGCCCGGGAAACATGCACTTGAAAAACAAGCACACTGCAAAGCAAACTCAAAAACATTTTGGTTGCAAACCTTGAAAAATTAGTTTTCATAATAAAATCGTCCTCATATCAAGTGCCTGATTCCCGCAATCGTGTGAATTCAAAATTCAGAAGCAGCGCCGCATTAGCCATCTAGATAATTGAAAGATCGCCAAATTCAGGAAATGTTCAAACGCTTGTCCGCATTTTTCGGAGAATGGCCTGCTCATCAACGCGATACTTGCAAGCGAGCTGACCATTGACCCAAATCAATGGAATGCGGGTGTGATACTCCGCAAACAATTGCGGCTCCGAGGTGATATCGACTTCCTGCAAATTGAAACCATGGCGGCGCTGCAATTCTTGCAGCCGGGCTTTGGCTTCGTCACAAAGACAACAGTCCGGTTTGCTGTAAATTTCAACCACCACACCCTCGCCGCTCTGAGCGTTTGCCAGCCGGCCCAGCCAATGTTTAAGGCGATCGCGCATGCCGCCTCAGCTTTTACGCTTCGCGAGAAAATCTTCGTACTTCGTCGTCTTGTAATGCCCGTCTGCCAAAAATTCCAAAATCGGCATGAATTTATCCGCAGGCACAAACCCGGAAACCAGCGTGATAAACTCGCCATCCGGCCCAATAAAAATCGTCGCCGGATAGCCGCGCACGCCGAAACCGGCTGCGAGCTGCTGATACGTCAACTCGTTGTCTTGAAAACGTGTCATCGCCTTGGATTCGGCGTTCACTTTCGACATAATCAATTTGGCTTTGGCGTATTTGGCCACCTCGGCGTTGCCATACGTGTCGCGATCCATCACTTTACACCAGCCGCACCAATCCGTATAGAAATCGACCACGAGCATTTTGCGCTCTTTTTTGGCAGCCGCAACGGCTTTCTCGAAATCCAACCATTGAATCGCTTCTTTCTTATTTTTCTCATCCGCCGGGCTAAGAGAAGCCGTCAAAACAACCGCTGCGATTGCCAGGCCGGCCCAACACCGCCGGCTGTTTCTTGATTTGTCAGTTTTCATAGATAACTCTGTTTTCAAGTACTGTGCCATTACTTGAGTTTAACTTTGACTCAAATGGTTAATGATTAATTGCCAATAGTTGATCATTGACCATTAACAATTAGACATTAGCAATTACTCATTCGACCTTCATCGTTTTATCCATCATTTACCGCTGCACCACCAACTTGCCCAGTTCTTCCGCGTTTGTGGCGCCCTCGGTTCCATTGCTATAGTTAGCGATCACTTTGTACAAATAAACGCCGTTGGCAATCTCATCGCCGTCCTGGTCGCGCCCGTCCCAC contains:
- a CDS encoding tail-specific protease, with protein sequence MKTNFSRFATKMFLSLLCSVLVFQVHVSRADDLLPERQHPVVSKVVARLFSYHHYRQMAIDDSVSSHLLDYYIEALDPNRSFFLSSDIASFKKYRYQFDEAVTSGQLLPAYDIYNTFIKRVDERIAYVLNPANQKFDFTLDEFYEPARDKAPWPKTVVELNEIWRKRLKNEALGLKLAGKNDEGVVSTITSRWTNFQKRVKQNTSEDVFQIFMNGFSETFDPHTNYMSPIASENFGIQMSLSLQGIGAQLVTEGEHTVVYRIIPGGPADRSRELWANDKIVGVGQGVDGKMVDVVGMRLDDVVQMIRGEKGTTVRLEIIPAEATAGGPPKKLTLVRDKIVLTDREAKSDTLEITHEGHTYRIGVVSLPTFYSDMAAQARDDKNYKSTTRDVRQKIEELKKAGIDGLIIDLRYNSGGALQEAVELTGLFIDNGPVVQVRNSDGSVKVLKDHDNDVAYDGPLAVLVNRRSASASEIFAAAIQDYDRGLVLGDQTFGKGTVQQLISLDRYIPTAEAKLGQVKLTTAKFYRIAGGTTQHKGVLPDIQFPSDPGDSEIGESAERNALPWDQIQPTGFTRWNLVSQFLPQLRTKSQQRTAKNPEFRFREEDLTRYQRERAKTAISLQESRRLKEREAAEEENLMIENKRRTTRGLPPLKKGEKAPTIENAPDPLLEESGHIVCDLLLLSKPQYRGKVVEQ
- a CDS encoding DUF255 domain-containing protein, which encodes MAQYLKTELSMKTDKSRNSRRCWAGLAIAAVVLTASLSPADEKNKKEAIQWLDFEKAVAAAKKERKMLVVDFYTDWCGWCKVMDRDTYGNAEVAKYAKAKLIMSKVNAESKAMTRFQDNELTYQQLAAGFGVRGYPATIFIGPDGEFITLVSGFVPADKFMPILEFLADGHYKTTKYEDFLAKRKS
- a CDS encoding glutaredoxin family protein, which translates into the protein MRDRLKHWLGRLANAQSGEGVVVEIYSKPDCCLCDEAKARLQELQRRHGFNLQEVDITSEPQLFAEYHTRIPLIWVNGQLACKYRVDEQAILRKMRTSV